The sequence GCAGTGCATAAGCTATACGGACGGCAACTTCCCAAATGGATATAGATTTATCGATGTCAGGATTCCATTTCTTTGACATTTCTTCGGGACGTAATAGTCGTGCTTTTCCTGCTGCTGCCCTAAAGATTCCCCCTCGTTCTAGAGTGGTAATCGAAGTATTTATTGCGCGCGATAAATCAATTGCAACGCTAGACGCGGATTCATTCCAACCAAATTGTTCAAACCACTTGATGCAAAAACGGGTTTCTGAGTCAAAATCACCCTCCTGATCGCTGAGTACCTCAGCCAAAACTTGGTTAATAATTGCCAGTGCAACACGGACGGACATGTCGGCACCATCTGCCTCAATTATTTTCGAATACTTGGAAAATATTGCCATGCCAGGACCAATTGCTGCTTGCGCCAAATCAACCGGTGCTACATTCGAATCTTGTAAATTTTTGAGGGCTATGGGCAATCTTTCCTTTAACTCATTTACAAAAGCTCGACGCATTATCGAAGAAGCAGCTGTAGACCTTACTCGGCAAGCAAGGACGATTGATGAAGCAAGGGCATTTGAGTCATTGTCTCTAGGTCGGCCGGTCCTTTCTGTGCGGACTGGCCACGTGGCTGTAATTTGCCAACCGCTCTTTATCATACCTTCTAGCAATGCTTCCCAGCCAGTCGAAGCGGTGCCGATACTGTCTGTTTGTTGTTGCTTAAAAGCATAGAACACCGTTATCGGAATATCCTTGCGAACTTGGCCGTGCATACTTTGAAAAACCGATTTAAATCCTTCTTCGAAGAATGAGTTAGCAGCATCCGCGTTTGCATGTCTTGCAGGGTCTGCTATTAGTTCTTCACTTTTAGGAGTCAAAACAGTATTAAATTCGGGCCATAGATTTGTCGGCAAACTTTTTCTTAGCCAGATATAAAAAAAATCTGACAAATCAGCGTAACCCACATTGTCGTAATACGGCGGATCTGTTGATACAACATAATTTTGATAGTTACGAGATGAAGCATCAGCTTGCTCTGCATGTCCGTGCATGGCTGGTAAACGTTCCACAACACGAGCTACCCACTCGGAACTTGAACTTAAGCTTGCCGGACCATCGCGGAAAGGATTCGATTCCGCAAAGTCCCAGACCATACTCAGGCTTTGCATTTTGAAAACATTATTGACTGTTTCCATGCTTGGCGCTGGGTTCCAAGTGTTCAAATTACTGAGTGAACCTGCGGTGCGGCTAACAGCAAGCGAAAGATAAGTAATTACGATGTCGGCATACTCTTCAGCACGCGTCTTATTTAAACCCATTTTGATAGCGTCTTTATTTATTGCTTTCTTTGAAGCAACAACATTCTTAGAATATGTTAAAAGTGTCATTGTTTGCCTTGGTGTAAACAAATCAGCGTGCTTAGTTAGGCCGTAGGCAAATACTCGAAAACCCAAAGCGTCTTTAGGTATTGGTGTGTCAAGAAAATCTTCCGGGATAGTAATTTTCTCGGGCACCAAAACTTCAAAACTAGATTTGTACACACGCTGTCTTTCACCTTCAACAACAAGCGCCATTGGTGTAATCCCCAGTTTTCCTTTAACGCCAGCTTCCCTTATATGTGTTAGTGGGATTGCAGTGCCACATTTGATACAGCGTCCACCAGTTCTACTTACTGTAGGTTTTTCCTGTGGACCGGCTGCACCTGTTGTTACCTGGAATTCAATACTATTATCTTTGATTACAGGTTCTAACCAAGATCGTCTCTGTGGTTTTTGACTCAACCAAAAATTTCTAATCAACGGAGCAGAAATTCCGCATGAGGGATTTGGACAAATTACGGTTCTAGCCCATAACCATGCCACGACTGGATTGGTTCCGTCATTCTTTTCACCAACCTCAGGATAATATTTTCGCAATTCTTCTAGACTGGATTGCCAAATATCTTTTGCGTAGCGTTTTATGTCTTCGGCTAGACCTGTCGCACGTGGCCAACTTGAAGATTCAATTGCAGAAGCTTCTGGATGAACTGGTGGGCTTCCATGAAATCGATTCGGTAGGTCAAGGAGACATCTGTTAATCATGACGGGAATCGGATTTAGGTCAGAACCAGTGGAATTTAGCCCCAACCTCTGAGCTTCTAGCGGAATAGAGCCTCCGCCAGCAAAAGGATCTAAGAAATTAATGTCCTCCAGTGTGCCCACAGAATCTTCAATTGCTTCTCTCATTTCATTCAATAAGCTCACATCATCGCAGTCTTCCCAAACGACTGATCTATTTATCAATTCAAATAGGCGATTTCTTTCTAGACTTTGACTTAATTCCGTAGGAAATTTGTCGGGATTTGATGAAGGATCATCTACTAATTGTGCAAAAAGCACAGCTCGACAGGCGGCTAGAGGACGCCTTGCCCACCACATATGAAGAGTTGATGGATGCCCATGACGAATTCATTTCTCTCTGGCCGATTCGCGGTTGATCGCTTCCAATGGAAGCGCAACTTCAATAAGTTTTTTTCTGTATTCACTCACCTAGGTACGCCGCCAATCTTCCACTTAGGGTTCCAATCTATAACAAAGCGTGTAACGCTAAACTCTTCCGTACCCACTAAATCAAAAGGTCGTTCTAGATATCTAATTTCATCAAAAGCTGGCCCTTTTTGGCTGACTCGGACCATAGCTAGCCGATAATTGTCTTCAAGATTCTTTGCCGTTAATACTTCACGACGAGTGACTTGAAAATCGCTAGCACCTTCAATTCTCCCCTTTACTTCAATCTTTATTACTGTGCCATCGGGTGCCACGGATCTAATATCAAAGCCGGGATTATTGTGTGGCATTTCTTCTGGAGTTCTTCCAATTGAACGTTCTGCTGCCATGGCAGCTGCGACCGCACGACGATCCACTTCTGCTGTTTCTTTGGCATAGCTAGATACGGGGCCAGTTCTTTCACCATTAAGTCGATCGACAAATCCTTGCGGAAGTACCATCGCGATTCCAACAAGCGCAGGTGGATGAGTAACAATCTTTGAATCAGAATCCAGTTCAGCTAGGCGAATTTCTAGGCGTCTCTCTAGATCGCGTGCGCGACGTTGAGCGGTTTCTGGCTTAATTTTTAGCGCTTTACCAGCAGCTTCTTGATCAATTAATTCAGCGTGGCGCGTATCCCAATAGTTAATTTCACTAATTAAACGCTTGCGAACTTGTTCTCTAGACCTTTGTGTGGCTGGAATTACCTGTGCGGTAATTTCTTTTTGATGTTCCAGTAGAGAATTTTCAATGGCCCAATTCACGGCCAACGTTTCCATATTCTTTAAATCCCATGACGTAACTTGTGAAGAGCGGGCCTTCTTATAGACATCTTCCGAGGCTGGTGAATAATCAAGATATGGGGCTTGACCCACTCCAAATACTTCCCCCGCAGACGTTAGTTCTACGAAATCAAATCTCTTAGAGATAGTTCTTGGCGGTGTATTTCCATCACTAATGCTCTGTGTCATTGCGACAAGAAGTCTTGGAGTTTCACCTTGATCTTCAGCATCAATCAATACTGCGCCGTGTTTAAGAGTTGATGAATTTTGTTCAATCGATAGATCAACAACCGCATCCAAAAGTGGGTGTCCTGGCGCAACTAGGTCTGCCTTAGCATTACCAGTGACGTTTACGAGCTTTCTCTCAAAAGTTATACGTTCGTACTTACTCAGAACCGGAGCGCCAGTTCCTATTTGTCTGTCTCTATCTCGGACAGCACTTGGAACATGGGTTATTTCCCATTTACCTGCTTCGCGAGCTGCAGCGCGACCACCTAATCTGCTAAACGCACTCAAGAAGAAGGATTGAATGTAGTGGGGCTGGAGTCGCCGTGCCTGTAAATCTTCAATGCGACGCTTGATCTCATCAATATCGCTAAGAGCCAGAATCTTTGTGTGTAATGCCCGTTCGGCAATTAGGACATCGAGGCCCTCACCGACTCTGGAGTCAATTACTTCATTGAGGCGTTCTCTAGTCGAAGGTTTGTCCCCATATCTGATTGCCTCTATAAGAAGTTTACGAAGTGGCTCTTCTGCAAAAGCCTCACCTAAAACATCAAAAACCTTACCTTTATAAGCAATCCGCTGTTCTTCTATTTTTTGTAGTAGACGCTGGAACACTTCGCCCTCCCGAGTGTTCGCAGCGACGAGATTCCACAGATGGCAAACTTCCTTTTGACCAATACGGTGAATACGGCCAAATCTTTGCTCAATTCGGTTTGGGTTCCAAGGAAGGTCATAATTCACCATCAAATGAGCACGCTGAAGGTTGAGGCCTTCACCCGCTGCATCTGTCGCAACCAATACACGTACGTCTTTATCTTGAGTAAAGAGATTCTGAACTTTTCTACGATCTTCGCGGCCAACTCCACCATGAATTGCGACAACCGCTTCATCACGGCCAATTAGCGTCCTTATTTGTTCTATTAAGTAAACCATGGTGTCTTTGTGCTCAGTAAAGATGATGATCTTTCTTAAGTTGCCGCTCTCATCCTTGGTTAAGGAGTTATCGCTCAGAATGGTCCGAAGTTCTGTCCACTTTTTATCAGTTCCCGAAAAGCGCACACGTCGAGCAAGTTCAGCCAGGTTTTCAAGAAGCTTGATTTCAGTCTCAAGTTCAGCCACAGTTTGAGCAGCCGTAGCTGCGTCGACAACATTCTCTTCTATATCTTCAATCTCGGATTCTGGAATATCATCAATATCCTCTAAATCATCGTCTGAAATATCGCGATCTAAAAGCGCTCGCAGATGCTTCTCAAGTGAGGAGTCTCGCACGGATGCATTCGCAATTTGGGTCATTTCAATGCGTCGAGCTTCTAAACGATCCCGACGCCTTTGCAAGCTTTTCCAAATTGCCTCAGGACTTGACGCTAAGCGCCTTTGGAGAACAGTCAGAGCGAAGCCAACAGTATTTCCACGCCTGCCGTCCCCTGCGGCCTTGAGTCTGTCTGCACGATTCATTTCATCTCGCACATACTCAGATACCGCTTCATAAAGCGCTTGTTCTTGGTCCGAGAGTGCGTAAGGCACCGTGTATGCCCGGCGTTCAGGGAAAAGAGGTGTTCCTTCCATTGTGAGAAGCTCTTCTTTGACCATGCGACGCATCAAGTCGTCAATCTCAATGCTGTGAACACCATCTCGGTATTTACCCTCGAAGCGGTCACCATCCAGAAGTGCGAGGAAAAGTTGGAAATTTTCTTGGTTTCCGGCATGCGGTGTTGCGGTCATCAGTAATAAGTGACGACATATTTTGCCAAGCATGAGGCCAAGTTGATAACGCTTGGTTGTTTTTAACTCTTGTCCAAAGTAATGAGCGGACATGCGGTGTGCTTCATCAACAACAATTAGGTCCCAATCACTTCGCTCTAAGCGTGCTTGAAGTACTTCATCGCGGGAGAGCATGTCCATACGAGCAATCATGAGAGGATGGTCGGTAAAGACATCTCCATGAATATCTGAATCGATCATCGAGCGCGTGAGGATTTCAAACTTTAGGCCGAATTTTTCGAAAAGTTCATCCTGCCATTGTTCTGCTAACCCTCCCGGTGAGACGACCATGCAACGAGCTAGGTCGCCTCGAAGAATGAGTTCTTTGATGTAAAGGCCAGCCATAATTGTCTTTCCAGCGCCGGGATCATCGGCAAGCAAGAAGCGCAAAGGGGTCCTTGCTAGGAGTTCTCCATAGACGGCCGTTATCTGGTGAGGAAGGGCGTCAAGATCTGAAGTTGTAATTGCAAGCATTGGGTCAAAGAGAGCGGCGTAGTGAATACGCAAAGCTTCTGCCCCGATACGCCAAGATTCTGGATCGCCGTCAAACGCTGGTCCATTTCCCGTGGAAGCGACCCTTAGAGATCCCTCTTTATCTCTTCCCACCACGATTTGCCCGGTATCACCGTGGTCATCCTTGTAGGTAAGGGTTATGAAATTAACTCCATGCCATTCCACCTGAACAACCGAGACGGGTGTTGCACCGACGAGGCCGCTAACCTCAATCCCAGGAACGAGGTCCTCAAGGCGGATAGTTGAGGTATCCCCAACTGGGGTCTGATCAGCCACTTCTTCCCCACCCCCGATAGTCCTCCAGTACTTGTGCTAAAACTACCTGGAGTCACCGACATTGGGAAACGTTTGAGAAAAAGTGACCGCTCGGGTCTAGAAGCAAAGATATCTTAGAGAAGGACCGACTACCTCGCTTGCCATCTGACTCGGCATTGATCGTTCTTGCTTGGGCCCTCATTAGATCTCGTTCTTCTTAACTTTTACTTAGCCAGAGGGATGTAAAACCGGATTTTCCACTATTACGAGTGTAGAAGGCATCTTGAATAGAGTCACTCCTCCTGAAATGGGATATGCCTTGTGAGGTACTAGAGGCTCTTTTGACGAATGAACATTTAGCCTGCACAAAGTTGACCGGACAGGATCCAAATTAGTTATAAAGATGGAAGTTGGACGTACTCTGCATGTCATTTTCGATGTTTATTATCTGACTTCTCGCTCATGGTTCCTTCTTTGAAGAGCAAACTTGATGATGTTGAAGTACATATGGAACAGAAAGTCAAGCAAGTCCCTGTCGTCGGTTATTTCCGTTTTCCCGACTTCATGATGTCGAATTGTGGATGTATTCGAAATAGCTGTTGCTATTCCCAGAATCGCATTCAATGGTTCAGAAAGATCAAATTCTCCTTCCATCAAATCTAATAAATCAGAAATAGCTTGCTTCTTATTGCTCTGGCCTTGGTCGGATTTAATTCGCTCATAAGCATCCGCCAGGCTTCGAACACCCTTCCACTTATCGTCAATTCTGGTAGACCGGTAGTCAAGAATCGCCATGGTTATGAGTTTCTTTAGGTGTTCATCTCCCCCGAATTTAAGATCTTCAATAAGTCGGGCATCCAAAATCGAACTACCCAATACGCGAACTCTGCCGTACTCCATTGAGTACCCCGGTGCCATTTTTCTAAACAAAATGTTGACCGCGACTGTGTAATCGTAACGGCCAGCAGTGACATCGAATTCAGTCGGATGGCTTTCGCCGCAAAATGGGTGACTCCAAGATTTAATGGGCCTTGAAACTATTAGATAAATTCCTTCGATGTAGTCGGTCAAATCGGCCTCTGTATATTCCAACTTTAAGTCCAATGGCCATCCAGTCAATCCAGTTCGGGCCGTAAGAGCCTGATTCATCCCTTGGGGATCCCAATAGAATGGATGGCCATCGGGACAGAGTTCAGGGGCAACCTGCGTGAAGTACTGACCCTGCGCCATTTCTTCCAAGGTCGCCAAATACGCGTTCAGGAATCGAGCTTCTAGTGCCATGAATCTAATGATAGAAGCGGTTGCACTAACTAGGGCTTGAATTGTTCCAGGTTGAAGACGTATTCCCAGTGCCCAGTTTCATCCCTCCGGGCGCAGACGGAAGCCTGTAGAGGGTTAATGCAAATCGTCTTCTTCGATGGACGTGGAAGTGACGACGTAATCCTGCCAGTTCGTGCCGACAAGGTGCTCGACATTCTCCATAAGCGAATTCATCTGCGTGACAAGCCCATCACGACTTCTACCGCCATCCCAGTAAAACTGTATATTGGCAATTTGCTGAGCCATTTCCATCAGGGCCCGAATATCTCGACCGAGTGCAGAAGTCGGATTGTTGAGAACCACAGCCACATCGCCATTCAGTCTTGCTAGGTACTGATAGATACCCTGTGCGAGATCTTTTGCTGCATCTCCATTGAAGGGATCCCCTCTCGTTTCCCACTGAGATTTCCACATCACACTATCGCGCAATAACTGAATACGAAGCGGCTCAAGCGCAAAAAAAATAGTTTCTTGCATCTCTTGGCTGCTTGCGGTTTGCGGTTCTGCGACTACCGCATTCTCGATCTCCAGTCCTTGAACTAATCGAACTAAATCGGCTTCCACATGTCTACGTAGATCATCGATATCTGAATAGGATCCGAGGAAGCCTTCGACTTGCATTCGCGCTCGCAATTCATTGCGCCTTTGAAGTTGTTCTGTATCTATATCCGCGATATTCACTTGTGACTCGGAGAAATAGACAATCGCAGGTCGGCCCGTCGCAATGAATCTTTCAATCTCTTCGCTGGTGCCTGAATCTGAGGAGGCGGTTGGCGTCCCCATTCTGTGGCCGAAACATGCAATAAGAACGTCGGACGGATCAACAATTTGAGAGTTGAGAATTGTTTGAGGGGGCGCACCCATCTCTGGGCGAGAGTGAGTCGTCCACCGGATTGGAAGTAAGACTATTCCTTGCCGTTCCGCATGAAGAGAGTTCCAACGATGAATTGTGGCTTCAATTGCTTCGCACTCCCTCTCGACGTCTGACGGAGACGCGATCAGGACCTTTATCGCGATGGCAGGAAACACGTTGCCAAGCCTGGCACGGGGACTCGAAGGAGTCATCATGCGAACGGCGTTTTGTCAGATTAAATCGAAGTA comes from Candidatus Paceibacterota bacterium and encodes:
- a CDS encoding helicase-related protein — translated: MADQTPVGDTSTIRLEDLVPGIEVSGLVGATPVSVVQVEWHGVNFITLTYKDDHGDTGQIVVGRDKEGSLRVASTGNGPAFDGDPESWRIGAEALRIHYAALFDPMLAITTSDLDALPHQITAVYGELLARTPLRFLLADDPGAGKTIMAGLYIKELILRGDLARCMVVSPGGLAEQWQDELFEKFGLKFEILTRSMIDSDIHGDVFTDHPLMIARMDMLSRDEVLQARLERSDWDLIVVDEAHRMSAHYFGQELKTTKRYQLGLMLGKICRHLLLMTATPHAGNQENFQLFLALLDGDRFEGKYRDGVHSIEIDDLMRRMVKEELLTMEGTPLFPERRAYTVPYALSDQEQALYEAVSEYVRDEMNRADRLKAAGDGRRGNTVGFALTVLQRRLASSPEAIWKSLQRRRDRLEARRIEMTQIANASVRDSSLEKHLRALLDRDISDDDLEDIDDIPESEIEDIEENVVDAATAAQTVAELETEIKLLENLAELARRVRFSGTDKKWTELRTILSDNSLTKDESGNLRKIIIFTEHKDTMVYLIEQIRTLIGRDEAVVAIHGGVGREDRRKVQNLFTQDKDVRVLVATDAAGEGLNLQRAHLMVNYDLPWNPNRIEQRFGRIHRIGQKEVCHLWNLVAANTREGEVFQRLLQKIEEQRIAYKGKVFDVLGEAFAEEPLRKLLIEAIRYGDKPSTRERLNEVIDSRVGEGLDVLIAERALHTKILALSDIDEIKRRIEDLQARRLQPHYIQSFFLSAFSRLGGRAAAREAGKWEITHVPSAVRDRDRQIGTGAPVLSKYERITFERKLVNVTGNAKADLVAPGHPLLDAVVDLSIEQNSSTLKHGAVLIDAEDQGETPRLLVAMTQSISDGNTPPRTISKRFDFVELTSAGEVFGVGQAPYLDYSPASEDVYKKARSSQVTSWDLKNMETLAVNWAIENSLLEHQKEITAQVIPATQRSREQVRKRLISEINYWDTRHAELIDQEAAGKALKIKPETAQRRARDLERRLEIRLAELDSDSKIVTHPPALVGIAMVLPQGFVDRLNGERTGPVSSYAKETAEVDRRAVAAAMAAERSIGRTPEEMPHNNPGFDIRSVAPDGTVIKIEVKGRIEGASDFQVTRREVLTAKNLEDNYRLAMVRVSQKGPAFDEIRYLERPFDLVGTEEFSVTRFVIDWNPKWKIGGVPR
- a CDS encoding DUF1156 domain-containing protein — protein: MRHGHPSTLHMWWARRPLAACRAVLFAQLVDDPSSNPDKFPTELSQSLERNRLFELINRSVVWEDCDDVSLLNEMREAIEDSVGTLEDINFLDPFAGGGSIPLEAQRLGLNSTGSDLNPIPVMINRCLLDLPNRFHGSPPVHPEASAIESSSWPRATGLAEDIKRYAKDIWQSSLEELRKYYPEVGEKNDGTNPVVAWLWARTVICPNPSCGISAPLIRNFWLSQKPQRRSWLEPVIKDNSIEFQVTTGAAGPQEKPTVSRTGGRCIKCGTAIPLTHIREAGVKGKLGITPMALVVEGERQRVYKSSFEVLVPEKITIPEDFLDTPIPKDALGFRVFAYGLTKHADLFTPRQTMTLLTYSKNVVASKKAINKDAIKMGLNKTRAEEYADIVITYLSLAVSRTAGSLSNLNTWNPAPSMETVNNVFKMQSLSMVWDFAESNPFRDGPASLSSSSEWVARVVERLPAMHGHAEQADASSRNYQNYVVSTDPPYYDNVGYADLSDFFYIWLRKSLPTNLWPEFNTVLTPKSEELIADPARHANADAANSFFEEGFKSVFQSMHGQVRKDIPITVFYAFKQQQTDSIGTASTGWEALLEGMIKSGWQITATWPVRTERTGRPRDNDSNALASSIVLACRVRSTAASSIMRRAFVNELKERLPIALKNLQDSNVAPVDLAQAAIGPGMAIFSKYSKIIEADGADMSVRVALAIINQVLAEVLSDQEGDFDSETRFCIKWFEQFGWNESASSVAIDLSRAINTSITTLERGGIFRAAAGKARLLRPEEMSKKWNPDIDKSISIWEVAVRIAYALQSEGADKAAELSRDSNSRVDMESVKELTYLIFSISEKKGWVDTAMLFNSLGSSWSDLSTSILKTPKVTSQQNTFDFSTNSDNEWDS